A genomic stretch from Xanthocytophaga agilis includes:
- a CDS encoding MbnP family protein, with the protein MQFQFTHVVGSLPLALNATQYTNAAGESFYVKTFKYYVSNIKFIRADGSEYAQPESYYLVNEGDSASKTFTIPNVPIGTYTGVNFMIGVDSTRNVSGAQTGALDALNDMFWSWKTGYIFVKMEGTSPSSTASGNRIEYHIGGFQNPNNIRTAAFSLVSNKLYIKSDSTSSIHFQTDVGQLFQTPNLIKFAETPALMTEPKTADIADNYSDMFSIVSIQTGTP; encoded by the coding sequence GTGCAATTTCAATTTACGCATGTTGTAGGTTCATTACCTCTTGCTCTGAATGCTACACAATACACCAATGCAGCAGGAGAATCCTTTTATGTGAAAACTTTCAAATATTACGTTTCCAATATTAAATTTATTCGCGCAGACGGTTCTGAATATGCACAACCCGAAAGTTATTACCTGGTTAATGAAGGAGACTCTGCCAGCAAAACATTCACTATACCCAATGTTCCTATTGGTACATACACAGGTGTCAACTTTATGATTGGAGTAGATAGCACACGCAATGTATCAGGAGCCCAGACAGGGGCCTTGGATGCCTTAAATGATATGTTCTGGTCCTGGAAGACTGGCTATATCTTTGTCAAAATGGAAGGAACCTCTCCATCTTCTACAGCCAGTGGCAACCGAATCGAATACCATATCGGAGGATTTCAGAATCCAAATAATATTCGCACGGCAGCATTCTCATTAGTTAGTAATAAATTATACATCAAAAGTGACAGTACCTCTTCCATTCATTTTCAAACAGATGTAGGACAACTATTTCAAACCCCAAATCTGATTAAATTTGCAGAAACACCAGCACTTATGACAGAACCTAAAACAGCTGATATAGCAGACAACTATAGTGATATGTTTTCCATTGTTTCTATTCAGACCGGAACCCCTTAA
- a CDS encoding response regulator transcription factor has protein sequence MSKDKLRILLAEDDLNLGVLLMDYLETEGFDVKLCKDGELALKAFHSHSFDLCLLDVMMPYRDGFSLAKEIRTKDKKIPVIFITARSLKEDKLKGYDLGADDYITKPFDEEELLWKIKAVIRRIPESAGEDKSEVISIGKYTFNVSNQSLTIGASTKRITEKESDILNYIAIRRNRVIKREEMLKDLWGENDYFLGRSLDVFITKIRKYLKEDPDISIENVFKVGFIFNVPPKQIEQ, from the coding sequence ATGTCTAAAGATAAGCTTAGAATATTACTGGCAGAAGATGATCTTAACCTGGGCGTCCTTTTGATGGATTACCTGGAGACAGAAGGTTTTGATGTAAAGCTTTGTAAAGATGGAGAGTTGGCTTTAAAGGCCTTCCATTCCCATTCCTTTGATCTGTGTTTACTGGATGTAATGATGCCTTACCGTGATGGATTTTCGCTGGCAAAAGAGATCAGAACCAAGGATAAAAAGATTCCTGTCATTTTTATCACAGCCAGGTCGTTAAAAGAAGATAAATTAAAGGGCTATGATTTAGGGGCTGATGATTATATCACAAAACCCTTTGATGAAGAAGAGTTATTGTGGAAAATCAAAGCGGTTATCCGAAGGATTCCTGAGAGCGCGGGTGAGGACAAATCAGAAGTTATTTCAATAGGAAAATATACATTCAATGTCTCAAACCAATCCTTAACAATAGGTGCCAGCACAAAACGAATCACAGAAAAGGAAAGTGACATTCTCAACTATATTGCCATCCGTAGGAATAGGGTCATAAAGAGAGAAGAAATGCTCAAAGATCTCTGGGGAGAAAATGATTATTTTTTGGGCAGGAGCCTGGATGTTTTTATTACCAAAATTAGGAAATACCTCAAAGAAGACCCTGATATAAGCATTGAAAATGTTTTTAAAGTGGGTTTTATTTTTAACGTCCCTCCAAAGCAGATAGAACAATAG
- a CDS encoding energy transducer TonB yields the protein MKNSLITLLLLLLSGVVFSNDLSDTVHGRYIRSIKKERLKDAPDLDYPISWIIRNVSVQITTPANIETRKGVHPNDSIRTEQKYIPNWIDLGTNIVIDIAHTYTNSIHNTSAGKAIEMNLMPSSSTEVPESEAQYIGGYQQLTAYINRNIMYKISETVFKQLQSVVVAFTVNEKGDITNAKVSKTCGKSEIDKLLLDSITQMPKWKPAQNAKGIKVKQEFTCRIGKPTGC from the coding sequence ATGAAAAATAGTCTCATTACCCTGCTTTTACTCCTGCTCTCAGGCGTTGTATTTTCCAACGACCTAAGCGATACAGTTCATGGAAGATACATTCGTTCCATAAAAAAAGAAAGACTAAAGGATGCCCCTGATCTGGATTACCCTATAAGCTGGATAATCAGGAATGTTTCGGTACAGATCACAACCCCTGCTAATATAGAAACCAGGAAAGGTGTACATCCAAATGATAGTATACGTACAGAACAAAAATATATCCCAAACTGGATAGATCTGGGGACAAATATTGTGATAGACATTGCTCATACCTATACTAACTCAATACACAATACCTCAGCAGGCAAAGCGATTGAAATGAATCTCATGCCTAGCTCATCTACGGAAGTACCAGAAAGTGAAGCGCAATACATAGGTGGATATCAGCAACTGACTGCCTATATAAACAGAAATATCATGTATAAGATTTCCGAAACCGTTTTTAAACAATTACAATCTGTAGTAGTGGCATTTACCGTAAATGAAAAAGGAGATATAACCAATGCAAAGGTGTCCAAAACATGTGGTAAATCTGAAATAGATAAGTTGCTTCTTGATAGCATTACCCAGATGCCTAAGTGGAAACCTGCACAAAATGCAAAGGGTATCAAAGTGAAACAGGAGTTTACCTGCCGCATTGGAAAACCAACGGGATGTTAA
- a CDS encoding cytochrome-c peroxidase — MKVTIHTLLRLTIFVVSVSILSFSGCNGKSSVDPSTEFSLEVPSNFPAPVFTFADNPITEEGFELGRLLFYEPRLSSTGAIACGTCHRQTFAFADHGHDVSHGVHDRLGSRNAPAIQNLAFQPEFFWDGGVNHIELIPLNAIQNTQEMDESLANILTKLNNNPTYKQKFKEVFNTDSITSQLVLRAIAQFTGMLISSNSRYDQYVRGENNVQLTNTEKAGLQLFQQKCATCHATDLFTDHSYRNNGLDETPADYGRELITNNVSDRGKFKVPSLRNVERTSPYMHDGRFTTLEEVLIHYTSGVKRSATLDAALISGDAVGIPLTATEQSNLIAFLRTLTDNTFVTDKRFIDPLGTSNQN; from the coding sequence ATGAAAGTTACCATACATACCCTACTCCGCCTGACTATATTTGTAGTGTCTGTATCTATTCTGTCTTTCAGTGGATGCAATGGCAAATCATCTGTTGACCCATCCACGGAATTTAGCCTGGAGGTACCGTCTAACTTCCCTGCTCCAGTATTTACCTTTGCAGATAATCCTATTACGGAGGAAGGTTTCGAACTGGGTAGATTATTATTCTATGAACCACGTCTTTCCAGTACAGGTGCCATTGCGTGTGGCACCTGTCACCGGCAAACATTTGCTTTTGCAGATCATGGACATGATGTGAGTCATGGTGTACATGACCGGCTGGGGAGCCGCAATGCACCAGCTATTCAGAATCTGGCCTTTCAACCTGAGTTTTTCTGGGATGGAGGAGTAAATCACATCGAACTGATTCCTCTCAATGCGATTCAGAATACGCAAGAAATGGACGAATCCTTGGCAAACATATTGACCAAGCTGAATAATAACCCAACCTACAAACAGAAGTTTAAGGAAGTTTTTAACACAGACTCTATCACTTCCCAGCTTGTGCTTCGGGCAATAGCTCAGTTTACAGGTATGCTGATCTCTTCCAATTCGCGCTATGACCAGTATGTGAGGGGAGAAAATAACGTTCAGTTAACGAATACAGAGAAAGCAGGCTTACAGTTATTTCAACAGAAATGTGCTACCTGTCATGCCACCGATCTGTTTACAGACCACTCTTATCGGAACAATGGCCTGGATGAAACGCCTGCAGATTACGGACGGGAACTGATTACCAACAATGTATCAGATAGAGGTAAATTTAAAGTTCCTTCTCTTCGCAATGTAGAACGAACATCTCCATATATGCATGATGGACGGTTTACAACACTGGAAGAAGTATTGATTCATTACACGTCTGGCGTAAAACGGTCAGCCACACTGGATGCAGCTCTGATTTCAGGAGATGCAGTAGGTATTCCATTAACAGCTACCGAACAAAGCAATCTAATTGCCTTTCTGAGAACCCTAACAGACAATACATTTGTTACAGACAAACGATTTATTGATCCACTGGGAACCTCTAATCAGAATTAA
- a CDS encoding HAMP domain-containing sensor histidine kinase: MKIRTRIAYLFAVIVASLLLVFSVGIYYFSADYREREFYERLREKAITTARLLYESNQKITPQTLKLIDEQDKVVLFEEKVTVFDDKNTLIYYNHPYPEPIDPHILSQIYNARDKEIKRRKGEVESLYKYYPEKGKNLIVVVTAIDQYGLSKQNFLITILSVGWFVGVLVIVFAGWVFAGNALEPIADVIFQVEQIDSTTLDKRRVQTENDKDEIAQLAQTFNRMLDRLQESFYIQKSFVANASHELRTPLTVMRGQIEVTLLHERTNQEYVKLLKSLYEDVTGMTDLTNELLDLAHASSDLTTLPFEKKRIDEIVLQAEADLLRKKPDYDVILDFAEPPEEEEYFELVVNERLLKNAFINIMENACKFSPDYTVSIKIFFQEDKIILQFTDKGIGIPEAEIPYIFEPFFRSKNANNISGHGLGLPLTAKIIEIHQGRIQVFSVVNEGTTFIITLFRKEPVKKEIDK; the protein is encoded by the coding sequence ATGAAGATCCGGACCCGAATAGCCTACCTTTTTGCTGTTATTGTAGCTTCTTTATTGCTGGTATTCTCTGTGGGTATTTACTATTTTTCCGCTGATTACAGAGAACGTGAGTTTTATGAACGTTTGAGAGAGAAGGCAATCACTACAGCCAGGTTGTTATATGAGTCCAATCAGAAAATTACTCCCCAAACACTCAAGCTAATAGATGAACAGGATAAGGTTGTCTTGTTTGAAGAGAAGGTAACAGTATTTGATGATAAAAACACTCTGATCTATTATAACCATCCGTATCCGGAACCTATAGACCCTCATATTCTAAGTCAGATATACAATGCCAGGGATAAGGAAATTAAACGGAGGAAAGGCGAGGTAGAATCTTTGTATAAATATTATCCGGAAAAGGGAAAAAATCTCATTGTGGTTGTCACTGCAATAGATCAGTATGGATTAAGTAAGCAAAACTTCCTGATTACTATTTTGTCTGTTGGTTGGTTTGTTGGCGTATTAGTAATTGTATTTGCGGGTTGGGTCTTTGCCGGAAATGCGCTGGAGCCCATTGCAGATGTTATATTTCAGGTTGAACAGATTGACTCTACAACCTTGGATAAACGGCGGGTGCAAACTGAAAATGACAAAGACGAAATTGCACAGTTAGCACAGACATTTAACCGAATGCTGGACCGGCTACAGGAATCGTTTTATATTCAGAAAAGCTTTGTTGCTAATGCATCCCATGAATTGCGTACACCTTTAACAGTTATGCGTGGTCAGATAGAGGTAACTTTACTGCATGAAAGAACCAATCAGGAGTATGTGAAATTGCTGAAATCTCTCTATGAAGATGTAACCGGAATGACAGATCTTACGAATGAGTTACTGGATCTGGCACATGCAAGTTCTGATCTGACTACCTTACCATTCGAAAAGAAACGGATTGATGAGATAGTATTGCAGGCAGAAGCAGATTTGTTACGAAAAAAGCCTGACTATGATGTAATACTGGATTTTGCAGAACCACCAGAAGAAGAAGAGTATTTTGAATTAGTGGTTAATGAAAGGCTATTGAAAAATGCCTTCATTAACATTATGGAAAATGCCTGCAAGTTTTCTCCTGATTATACAGTATCTATTAAAATATTCTTTCAGGAGGATAAAATCATACTGCAATTTACAGATAAAGGGATTGGAATTCCGGAGGCAGAGATACCTTATATTTTTGAGCCTTTCTTTCGCTCTAAAAACGCCAATAATATCTCTGGACACGGATTAGGGCTTCCTCTTACTGCCAAGATAATAGAAATACATCAGGGAAGGATTCAGGTGTTTTCAGTGGTAAATGAAGGAACTACTTTTATCATAACCTTATTTCGGAAAGAGCCTGTGAAAAAGGAAATAGATAAATAA
- the purB gene encoding adenylosuccinate lyase: protein MNSFQLNAISPIDGRYANHTASLKTFFSEAALMRYRVRIEIEYFIALCELPLPQLADFPKDTYALLRNVYLNFSEADAIRIKEIEKETNHDVKAVEYFIKSKLSALDVSKYEEFIHFGLTSQDINNTAIPLLLKEAIQQEVKKQIFEVLHTLYALAEDWNTIPMLARTHGQPASPTRLGKEVLVFCERLEKQIIALDNVPYAAKFGGATGNFNAHAIAYPEIDWLKFADKFVNQTLGLQRSRYTTQIEHYDFMAALCDTLKRINTILIDLARDFWQYISMEYFIQEIKAGEVGSSAMPHKVNPIDFENAEGNLGFANAIYEHLAAKLPISRLQRDLTDSTVLRNIGMPIAHSVVAYLSLRRGLGKIEVNEKAIRDDLQDNWAVVAEGIQTILRREGYPKPYEALKALTRNNEKITQESIHAFIDQLTVQDTIKKELKTLTPFNYVGI from the coding sequence ATGAACTCATTTCAACTAAATGCTATATCCCCTATTGATGGACGTTACGCCAATCATACTGCCTCTTTAAAAACTTTTTTCTCAGAAGCAGCCTTGATGCGTTATCGGGTACGAATCGAAATTGAGTATTTCATTGCATTGTGTGAACTACCTCTTCCCCAGCTAGCTGATTTTCCGAAAGATACCTATGCCTTATTGCGTAATGTATATCTCAACTTTAGTGAAGCAGATGCAATACGCATCAAGGAAATAGAAAAAGAAACCAATCATGATGTCAAAGCTGTAGAATACTTTATCAAAAGTAAATTATCAGCATTAGACGTTTCCAAATATGAAGAGTTTATTCATTTTGGCCTTACATCTCAGGATATCAATAACACAGCTATCCCCCTTCTGTTGAAGGAAGCAATCCAGCAGGAAGTAAAGAAACAAATCTTTGAGGTGCTTCACACCTTGTATGCATTAGCAGAAGACTGGAATACCATCCCTATGCTGGCCCGTACCCATGGACAACCAGCCTCACCTACCCGGTTAGGTAAAGAAGTACTGGTCTTTTGTGAGCGGCTTGAAAAACAAATTATAGCACTGGATAATGTACCCTACGCAGCCAAGTTTGGAGGAGCAACAGGCAATTTCAATGCACATGCAATAGCTTATCCTGAAATTGACTGGCTGAAGTTTGCAGATAAATTTGTAAATCAGACGTTAGGATTACAACGTAGCCGATATACAACTCAGATAGAGCACTATGATTTTATGGCAGCCTTGTGTGATACGTTGAAACGTATTAATACGATTCTGATTGACCTGGCTCGTGATTTCTGGCAATATATTTCCATGGAATATTTTATTCAGGAAATCAAAGCCGGAGAAGTGGGTTCTTCTGCCATGCCACATAAGGTTAATCCGATTGATTTTGAGAATGCAGAAGGTAATCTGGGCTTTGCGAATGCTATTTATGAACATCTAGCAGCCAAACTACCTATTTCCCGTTTACAACGGGATCTTACAGATTCAACAGTACTTCGTAACATTGGAATGCCTATAGCACACTCAGTAGTGGCTTATTTATCACTGCGTCGGGGATTAGGCAAAATCGAGGTAAATGAGAAAGCCATACGCGATGATTTACAGGATAACTGGGCAGTGGTAGCAGAGGGTATTCAAACAATCTTACGTCGGGAAGGATATCCTAAACCATATGAAGCCCTAAAAGCATTAACTCGGAATAACGAGAAAATTACTCAGGAGAGTATACATGCATTTATAGATCAGCTGACTGTTCAGGATACTATCAAAAAAGAACTAAAGACATTGACACCTTTTAATTATGTAGGCATCTAA
- a CDS encoding alpha-amylase family protein gives MKESNLYILVLLFFICISCTLPKAHTSIFQPTNIQWPDTLPWWKANNLRVIQTNLPDYEAGLNTDSLLSALTCFSANTLLINAGGIMAFYPTKLPFHYTNPYMKENMLGDVITKCHRAGIRVIVRFDFSRAHESIYKAHPDWFYISSKGERMINNNMYVISINAPYEQECLFKIVEEVMTLYPIDGIFINMPGYQTRNSYINKYYGIDQNDYDKQRFAKFSGGMTLPVTEDKNDPVFQKYEEFKKFTADEIIQRLHTLVKSKNKQIAICTYSDKYVDIIRHESQATSSIPYWPYTASDNVSNARNSFPDHIISNASIQQISFQSRYNAIEPEEVAIRLYENIANGSGLDISLMGDFQNYEDERNYDIIKEVYAFHKKHEPYFGNYTSPAQVAIVAPGAWPSGEPAQEYRGIQLMLKEAHIQYDILEDAQVGELEASLQKYRILILPDIIHLNEKSLAAITKACQQGMHLIATNRSLTDHPKTLESVFGVTPVTNYPDGSGYYLAPDNKQLFKHFDQQKMLFWKFNLGLYTMAKADSVFLPILTPGRPGPPEIIGGHQPSGYHAMAVKKHPVSKAVILPINLGRLYYLHGYEQHKNILLDVIDYLFPEVNQLVQTNAHPRIETILQKFRKNLPENLTRQAEDGYILHLVNLTGFSGNTYFTPLTVYGLTFKVKTDFKPNSLFLLSSRKAIPFTWNNGFVTFTLDRMEQFSSVILEK, from the coding sequence ATGAAAGAAAGCAATCTATACATTCTGGTACTCTTATTTTTCATATGCATCAGTTGCACCCTTCCCAAAGCTCATACATCCATTTTCCAGCCAACAAACATTCAGTGGCCTGATACCCTTCCGTGGTGGAAGGCGAACAATCTGCGTGTCATTCAGACCAATCTTCCGGACTACGAAGCAGGACTCAATACTGACTCCCTGCTGTCTGCTCTCACCTGCTTCTCAGCCAATACCCTTCTGATCAATGCAGGGGGTATAATGGCATTCTATCCCACCAAACTACCCTTCCATTATACTAATCCCTATATGAAGGAGAATATGCTGGGGGATGTCATCACTAAATGTCATCGGGCAGGTATCCGGGTTATTGTTCGGTTTGATTTCAGCAGGGCGCATGAAAGTATATATAAAGCCCATCCGGACTGGTTTTATATCTCCTCCAAAGGCGAACGAATGATAAACAACAACATGTATGTGATCTCTATCAATGCACCATATGAACAGGAATGTCTGTTTAAAATAGTTGAAGAAGTAATGACGCTCTATCCTATTGATGGCATCTTCATCAACATGCCAGGCTATCAGACACGCAATTCGTATATAAACAAGTATTACGGCATTGACCAGAATGACTATGACAAACAACGTTTTGCTAAATTTAGTGGTGGCATGACATTACCTGTTACAGAAGATAAAAATGACCCTGTATTTCAGAAATACGAAGAATTCAAAAAGTTCACAGCCGATGAAATTATCCAACGCCTGCACACCCTGGTCAAATCAAAGAACAAGCAGATTGCCATTTGCACGTATTCTGATAAGTATGTAGACATCATCCGACACGAATCACAGGCAACTTCCTCTATCCCCTACTGGCCATATACCGCTTCTGACAATGTCAGCAATGCCCGTAATTCGTTTCCGGATCATATTATCAGCAATGCCAGTATACAGCAGATCTCCTTTCAGTCCAGATACAACGCCATAGAACCCGAAGAAGTTGCCATACGATTATACGAAAATATAGCCAATGGCTCTGGCCTGGATATAAGTCTGATGGGCGATTTCCAGAACTATGAGGATGAACGTAACTACGACATTATCAAAGAAGTATATGCATTTCATAAAAAACACGAACCGTATTTTGGCAACTATACCTCCCCTGCTCAAGTAGCCATTGTAGCTCCCGGAGCCTGGCCGTCTGGCGAACCAGCTCAGGAGTACAGAGGTATCCAGCTAATGCTTAAAGAAGCGCATATACAATATGACATCCTGGAAGATGCACAAGTGGGGGAACTGGAAGCAAGCTTACAAAAGTATCGGATTCTGATTCTTCCGGATATCATTCACCTCAATGAAAAATCATTGGCAGCCATCACTAAAGCCTGCCAGCAGGGAATGCATCTGATCGCCACCAACCGATCTCTAACCGATCACCCAAAAACCTTGGAAAGTGTATTTGGCGTAACACCTGTCACAAACTATCCCGATGGCAGTGGATATTACCTTGCTCCAGATAACAAACAACTATTCAAACACTTTGACCAGCAAAAGATGTTATTCTGGAAATTTAATCTTGGACTATACACTATGGCAAAAGCCGACTCTGTATTTCTGCCTATTTTGACACCTGGACGCCCTGGCCCCCCGGAGATTATCGGAGGTCACCAACCTTCCGGCTATCATGCAATGGCAGTAAAAAAACACCCGGTCAGCAAAGCGGTTATTCTACCTATCAATCTGGGAAGATTGTATTATTTACATGGTTATGAACAACATAAAAATATCTTACTAGATGTGATCGACTATCTCTTTCCTGAAGTAAACCAACTCGTTCAAACCAATGCCCATCCACGTATCGAAACCATCTTACAAAAGTTCAGAAAGAATCTACCCGAAAACCTGACCAGACAGGCCGAAGACGGATACATTCTTCATCTGGTCAACCTCACAGGTTTTAGTGGAAACACTTATTTTACACCATTAACCGTTTATGGCCTTACGTTCAAGGTAAAAACAGATTTTAAACCGAACTCCTTATTTCTTTTATCTTCCCGTAAAGCAATTCCCTTTACCTGGAACAATGGTTTTGTAACTTTTACGTTAGATAGGATGGAACAATTTTCCAGCGTTATACTAGAAAAGTAA
- a CDS encoding polyprenyl synthetase family protein, giving the protein MADIKTIQAPITVEMELFELKFRSFMKSNVMLLDQIMNYIVKRKGKQLRPMFVFLTAKTCGEVTESTYRGAGLIELLHTASLVHDDVVDDSNYRRGFFSVNALWKNKIAVLVGDVLLSRGMLLAVDNKEYELLRIVSQAVREMSEGELLQLEKARRLDINEEIYYEVIRQKTASLIAACCAVGASSVAADDSTVEKARIFGEKVGIAFQIKDDLFDYGNQEVGKPLGIDIKEKKMTLPLIYALSKASWLKKREIIYTIKNQSHKPKKVAEVIAFVKESGGIEYATQVMQRYQTEALDILHTLPDSENRQALEQLVRYTIERTK; this is encoded by the coding sequence ATGGCAGACATTAAAACTATACAAGCCCCGATTACAGTCGAAATGGAGCTTTTTGAGCTCAAGTTTCGTTCGTTCATGAAAAGCAATGTGATGTTGCTTGATCAGATCATGAACTATATTGTTAAACGAAAAGGAAAGCAACTTCGCCCCATGTTCGTTTTTCTCACAGCCAAGACCTGTGGGGAGGTTACCGAATCCACCTACCGGGGAGCAGGTTTGATAGAGCTTCTTCATACAGCGTCGCTGGTTCATGATGATGTAGTAGACGACTCCAATTATCGTAGAGGGTTCTTTTCAGTGAATGCACTCTGGAAAAACAAGATAGCTGTTTTGGTAGGAGATGTATTACTTTCCCGTGGCATGTTACTGGCAGTAGACAACAAGGAATATGAATTATTGCGCATTGTATCACAGGCAGTACGGGAAATGAGTGAGGGCGAGTTGTTACAACTGGAGAAAGCACGGCGTCTGGATATTAATGAAGAGATTTATTATGAAGTGATACGGCAGAAAACAGCTTCCCTAATTGCAGCCTGTTGTGCAGTAGGTGCCAGTTCGGTTGCAGCAGATGACTCTACAGTTGAGAAAGCCCGGATATTTGGAGAAAAGGTAGGTATTGCCTTTCAGATCAAGGATGATCTTTTTGATTATGGCAATCAGGAGGTTGGTAAGCCGCTGGGAATAGATATCAAGGAAAAGAAAATGACCCTTCCTCTTATCTATGCACTGAGTAAAGCATCATGGCTGAAAAAGCGAGAGATTATTTATACTATTAAAAACCAAAGCCATAAACCCAAAAAAGTAGCAGAGGTTATTGCTTTTGTTAAAGAGAGTGGTGGTATTGAATATGCTACCCAGGTAATGCAAAGGTATCAAACTGAAGCACTGGATATCTTGCATACATTGCCAGATTCGGAGAATCGCCAGGCACTTGAACAATTAGTACGATATACCATTGAGCGAACCAAATAA
- a CDS encoding HAMP domain-containing sensor histidine kinase has protein sequence MKLNRTYLFISISSLALVIVLIIQVNWIVQTAQIKEELFNEKANMVLARTVEALASDKEACRKLETSIGKSEIHKIDSLFTHYMKFYNFHIEYYFEVKPGPVPFTDNIGFVNNLYPDNLYSNDIYAKPDQPGCYKKNLEAVANKNGLELKLIFPKKEQFIRQEMGSVFITSVILLLVVLFLSWRTIVSLINEKKISDHTTDFLNNMTHEFKTPLTNIALAGKMILKASTHKQEERMKHHSEIILEENEKLRLQVEQMLSMTALERGEIPLQKTELDVHQLITGTLKYINIQVDNQSGYLKADLVAARYVVMGDKTHLTNALCNLIDNAIKYSGEKPELSVQTSNIGQYIFIAVSDKGIGIEKKYHKKIFDKFFRVPTGDVHTVKGFGLGLAYIKKIVELHKGIIALESEKGKGTTFIIRLPYV, from the coding sequence ATGAAACTGAATCGGACATACCTCTTTATCTCTATTTCTTCACTGGCATTGGTCATTGTACTGATTATCCAAGTGAACTGGATAGTGCAAACGGCACAAATAAAGGAGGAGCTATTTAATGAAAAGGCAAATATGGTTCTCGCCCGGACTGTTGAAGCTCTCGCTTCTGATAAAGAGGCATGCAGGAAACTGGAAACCAGTATAGGAAAGAGTGAGATCCATAAAATAGATTCGTTGTTTACCCATTACATGAAATTTTATAACTTTCATATTGAGTACTATTTTGAGGTTAAACCTGGTCCGGTTCCATTCACAGATAATATCGGTTTTGTAAATAACCTCTATCCTGATAATCTCTATTCCAATGATATTTATGCTAAACCTGATCAGCCAGGTTGTTATAAGAAGAATCTGGAAGCAGTAGCCAATAAAAATGGGCTAGAGCTTAAACTTATTTTTCCGAAAAAAGAGCAGTTTATCCGGCAGGAGATGGGAAGTGTATTCATTACGTCTGTTATACTGCTTCTTGTTGTGCTCTTTTTGTCATGGCGAACCATTGTGTCACTGATTAACGAAAAGAAAATATCAGATCATACAACAGACTTTTTAAATAATATGACCCATGAATTTAAAACCCCTTTGACAAATATTGCCTTAGCGGGCAAGATGATTCTGAAGGCGTCTACTCATAAGCAGGAAGAACGAATGAAACATCATTCGGAAATCATACTTGAAGAGAATGAAAAACTACGGCTTCAGGTAGAACAGATGCTAAGTATGACTGCATTGGAAAGAGGGGAAATTCCTTTGCAAAAGACCGAGCTGGATGTTCATCAACTCATTACAGGGACGTTGAAATACATAAACATACAGGTTGATAACCAGAGCGGCTACTTGAAAGCAGATCTGGTTGCAGCCAGATATGTGGTCATGGGAGACAAAACACATCTTACCAATGCATTGTGCAACCTGATTGACAATGCGATCAAATATTCCGGAGAGAAACCTGAACTATCTGTTCAGACCTCAAACATAGGTCAGTATATATTCATTGCCGTTTCTGATAAGGGCATAGGCATAGAAAAGAAATACCACAAGAAAATATTTGATAAGTTTTTCAGAGTGCCAACCGGAGATGTTCACACTGTAAAAGGGTTTGGCCTTGGATTGGCTTACATAAAAAAGATAGTTGAGTTACATAAAGGTATTATTGCACTGGAGAGCGAAAAGGGGAAAGGAACTACATTTATCATCAGATTACCCTATGTCTAA